TACACACGCGGCAGAACCCGTGCAGGCAATCAATTGCGACAACGGTTGCTCAACCGTCGTGATCAAGCCCGCGTCCCGCAAGCCATCAAGCACGTGCGTGGCGTGATCGAGAGCAACGTTGCGCAGCATCAGGCTTTGCCATGGCGTCATCGACAACGTGCCGTCGCCAAACTGCACGGCGAGATTTGCCGCCTTCGCCAACATGGACGGATCGAGACGGCCCAAAGGCACTGCCGCGCCGACTGCCACACGCCCCGGTTCGGCCTGTTGATAAATGCCGACGTGCCGGTTGGACGGGTTTGATCGACGACGACGCGTGGTAATGGCTGAATCGGCTCGAAGCGTGGCTTTCAATTTGGCTGGCAGCTTTTGAAGAAATGTCTGTATCGACATTTCAGCCAGCAGATGGCGCATACGGGTCTGTTCAGGCGGCGCTGATACCAGGAAAACCTCAAGCACTGAAATCACCAGTGCGTGCGCCTGATCCATTGGCACCGCCGCAATTGGCGAGTCATCCGCCGGACAGCCGGCCAGTCCAAACGCCATCAGCGTTTCGCCTTCACAGCGCATTGCCGATAGCCACAAATCATGGGGATGTTCGAGCATCGCCAGCCCTTCGCCACCGTCCAGCGATAGCGCAAATTTGGGCGACAGCTCATGAAAGCCGGGGTGATTCTCCAGAGAGTCCAGAATGCTTCGCGCCAGCGGTCGTGTGTCGCATAACTGCTGCGGGTCAACGCCAGCGGTCGGGCTGAGCATCAGATTGCGCACGTCATCGCTGGCCGGATTGCTCGGCCCGAGGCCTGCGTCGAGCAGCATCGCAATCAAACCCTGGTGATCAGCCCCGATCCCGCGAATCTGCAGATTGCAGCGATTGGTCGCCTCGATCACTCCGCCTGCGTAAAGCGCGGCCGCATCGGCCACCGCATGTGCCTGGGCAGCCGTGATCACCCCGCCCGGCAGTTTGATCCGGCAGATCCCGCCATCCATCGCCGGGACGATACGCAACAACCCCGGACAGGCCGAGGGGCGTAAAGGCGTTGAACGCGGGCGAGCGGAAAGCGGCTCGGACAATGGATCACCTGATTAGAGGGGGTCGGGTAAAGGGCAAGGCCTTTGCGCCTTGCGGGGCGGGTATTATGCCTGCTTTGTGAGCGGGCATGAAAACCACCGATCCCGGAAAGCAACGCTGCGGGCTTAAGAACAGGGCCCATCGTTTTCCGTGGGCATCCTGTTGGACCGAGCGCGCCACCTGCCAAAGGTAGGAACCGGAGACGGCGCTTTCCGGACTTCTCCTACAACCTCGGATGCCCTCTGCGTCATTGATGTGTCTTGCATTCATGCACCCTACCCGCAGCGACTTCTCTGCTCGCTGCACACCCGTGTTTTAGCGTCGCTCCGCTCAAGTAGCCACTGTTATGGAAATCACAAGGCGTCCATACGGCCGCTGACTTTCTGCTTTGCGCAGAAGCTTGAGCAACGGCCTCACTGGCGCACCGTTAATAGGACGGTGCCGCTCACACTTGCTCAACATTCGGCAACGACACGGACGTAAACGGTAAACAAGGATTGAGCTCAATGGCCAAAGGATATTTCATTCGCATAGGCGACCGGACCACGTGTGGCGGGGTCGTCTTGCACGCGGATAAACGCAACACGCTGATGGGTAACGCCCGTGCCTGCGAAGGTGATCCGGTGACCTGCGGCGTAGATGGCAAAACCTACTGGATTCAGGGCGGCATTTTCTACATCAAAAGCTTTGGGAAGCGGGTTGCTGGAACGCTCGATAGTACAAGCGCCTGCTCTTGCCGAGCCGAATTCACACCTTCCATCAAAACCGCTACCTATGAACATAGAGTGGAAAGCAGGCAGATCATCTTGGCGATGGCACCAAGCCTGGTCCCGACACCTCAGCCAGCGACCGACCAGACACGCGTCGCCAAGAACATGTTTGCAGACACCGAGGTAGAAGAGGAGGAGGAAGAGGTCGAACAGGAGCAGTTGATTACCCTGCGGATCGGGGTGTTCTTTGATGGCACAGGCAATAACCAGGCGAACAGCGAGAGCGTCGCTGGCTGTATGGCTCGCGACGTGAATTTGCAGGATGTGGCCGAGGAAGTTCGCAAATACTGTGAGGCCCATGGCTACGACAGTGAAGGCAGTACACCGGACGACAGTTATGGCAATGACGCCAGCAATATCGCTCGGCTGTATGACCTGTACATAGATCAGGCGGAAGACATTCTATCGGCTGACGCTGGTAAAGCATCGATGAAGGTTTATCTGGAGGGCGTTGGCACTGTAAGTGGTGGCAAGGATGTGTTGTATGGACAAGCCACAGGGCGCTGGGCCACCGGAGTACTAGCGCGGGTTGAACAAAGCCCGGGGTTGATCGTGAACCGGCTGAATTCGTTCATCGACAATAACGCCGGAGTGAAAATCAAAAACATCGAAGTCGACGTTTTCGGATTCAGTCGGGGTGCAGCGGCTGCCCGGCACTTTGCGAATGACCTACGCAAAGGCGCAAACAGCCTGTTGGCGAAAGCATTGCCTGCTAACTCGCCAATGATGCATGACGGATTCAACTGGCAGGTTCAGCGCGACGTAATCATCAACTTCATTGGTTTGTTCGATACGGTGGCGGGAATTGTGTCGCCATTGGTAGGTGACTTCAGCGCGGGTGACGCCCGCACTTCTGGAATTGACCTGCCATTGCCCGCCAGCGCTGCACGTAAAATCGTGCAACTGGTGGCTCGAGATGAACATCGCTTGAATTACTCACTGACCCGCACTGGAAACGACATCGTGCTGCCGGGGGCGCATTCTGATATCGGAGGTGGCTACCTGCCTCGGTCTCGCGAGCGATTGCTGCTCAGCAAACCGTTGAACAGTCTTGAGCGAATTGATCTTGCCAATGAGCGTGCGAACTCCGTCATTCAGATGCGGCGAAACCCTGAGGCATACCTTCGGTTGCTAACAGCGCATGGAGTCGAGACGACACTGGAAGTCTGGTCGGTTGATCAGCCTCACCTTCGCTCTGACTTGCAGAAGGAAAAGCGCGTGTATGTGGCCGCAAGCGTGGATCGACAAGTAGACGGGGACCTGTCCAAAGTCTATCTCAGGGTTATGCGAGAGTTAGGACTTCGAAATCAAGTGCCATTCAAAAAAATTGCTGACGTGCCCACACTTGCTTTACCGAAAGATCTGGAGCCGATCGCAGAAAAAATCCAGGCATATGCCTTGGGTGAATCCAGCACGCTAAACCTGACCAAGTCGGAAGGAGCCCTTCTGTTCCAGCGCTATATCCATCTGTCCGCCAGCTGGAACGCCGTAAAAACCTGGAAGAACAGCGATTTGGGCATCATGTTCATCAATCGACCTGCTGACAACTACCAGCGAGTGATGCACCCCAATGAGTAAATTTCCAAGGCTATTCAAGGCTGCCCTGATACTGCTGCTTGGTGGTGTCGGTAGCGGATACGGATCCGAGCTGCCTTACGATTCATGGCGACTGGGTTTCTTCGCTCCCAACTACATGGAAGTGTGGATTGAAACAGCGGACGTGGTGGACATCAATGACCGCTGGTTCAAGAGGGCCGGAAGTGGGGTCGTATCACTCCAGACCCCGCCAAACCTCAAAGGTAACCCACGAGGCTGGCCCAAAAAGCCAGGTGCAGGAGCAGGCAAACAGGTGACAGGCGCAGACCTGCCGCGCTTTGTCTATGTGCGCTGGCAATCACTGGCCGAACCTCAAACCTATTTCGCTTATGTCGAAATCCCCGAGGCGACCCGGGCAGCGATGATCAAGGGCGAAAAGACCTATTGCCGGGGCACTGGCAAATGGATAACCGACTACCGGGATAACCTCGCAATGGGTCTCGCTCCGGGCGGCGTCGTCAAAACCTGGATAAAGGGAAGTTGCCTGCACGCCATTGAGGTCAGCCGGGTCCAGGGAAAGGTGGTGAAAGAAGGGCCATCACTCGGGAAAAATAACGGCCGCTACGCATTGCCGCTGGAACCGGAGTCCAAAGCCTACATCGACAAGTTCGGCATTCCCTACGGCTCTTGGTAATGGAAAACGTCAAATTTCCTTACGGCGACCGGGCTTGCCGGCAATAACGCCAACGGACACTTACTGCCGGGCGACGGGGTATCATGCGTATTTTTCGCAGACGGGGGAAAGCCGGTCTGTCGGAAGTTCGATTTGAGGAAAGTGCATGTCGCCGTGGCTGACAGTCGTGGGAATCGGTGAAGACGGCTACAAGGGGCTGGGTAAGAACGCACGTCACGCGCTGCTCAAGGCGCAGCAGGTGTTCGGCAGTTCACGTCAGTTGGCCTTGCTGCCCCCATGCATTCAGGCCCAGCGTCTTCAGTGGCCGAGTCCGTTTTCATTGAGCCCGGTGCTTGAGCAGCGCGGCTTACCGACGTGCGTCCTGGCCAGTGGCGACCCGATGCTGTTTGGTGTCGGCGTCAGCCTGACGCGGCACGTGCCGCTTGAAGAAATGCTCGTGCATCCTGCGCCTTCTTCGTTTTCGCTGGCGGCTGCGCGCATGGGCTGGGCGTTGCAAGACGTGGTCACGTTGTCTGTCGTCGCCCGCCCGCTGGCTGCGCTGAATGCCCAGTTCCATCATGGCCTGCGACTGCTGGTGTTGAGCAATGACGGCAGCAGCCCGGCTGCCATCGCCGGTTTGCTGCGTGAGCGTGGTTTTGGCCCGAGCCGCATGACCGTGCTGGAGCATCTGGGCGCAGACGCCGAACGGCGCGTCGATGGCATCGCCAATGAGTGGCCGGACGCCGACATTGCCGCGCTGAACCTTGTCGCGATTGACTGCCGTGCGGCCCCCGATGCGCTGCGTCTTTCGACCCTTGCCGGTCTGCCGGACGAAGCTTTCATGCATGACGGGCAACTGACCAAACGCGATGTGCGCGCCATCACCCTCGCGCGTCTGGCACCCAGGCCCGGCGAATTGCTGTGGGATGTCGGCGCCGGCTGCGGCTCGATCGGCATTGAATGGATGCGCGCCCATCCCACCTGCCGCGCGTTGGCGGTAGAAGCTGATGCAGGGCGCCAGCAATTGATCGAAGTCAATCGTGATGCGTTGGGCGTGCCGGGCCTGCAACTTGTGCGTGGGAGCGCGCCGCAGGCATTGACGGGTCTTGAGCAACCGGACGCGATTTTCATCGGAGGCGGCGTTACCCGACCCGGCGTGCTGGAAACCTGCTGGCAGCACCTGCGCCCGGGCGGCCGCCTGATTGCCAATGCCGTGACGCTGCAAAGCGAGGCGACACTGGTCAATTGGCGCGAACAACACGGCGGCGAACTGACACGTATCCACCTCGCCCACGCCAAACCGCTGGGTGACTTCGATACCTGGCGGCAGGCATTGCCAATCACGTTGCTGGAGGCGATCAAACCCTGATGCGCGAAGAAACCGCCGAACAACCTGCGCCACTGCGCAGCGGATTGACGACAGGCAGTTGCGTCACGGCAACCAGCCTTGCGGCCGCACGTCTGTTGCTCGGTGGCGAGGCCAGCGATGCTGTGCAGATCGTGCTGCCCAAGGGCAAGCAGGTGCCAATGCGGCTGGAGTTTTGCCGCTTGCTGGCCGAGGGTGCAGAGGCCGGTACGATCAAGGATGCGGGCGATGACCCGGATGTCACCCATGGCGCGCTGGTGTTCAGTCAAGTCAGGCTGATGGCGGAAACAGGGGTGAAGTTTTTCGCGGGCCCCGGTGTAGGAACCGTTACCCGACCGGGCTTGGTATTGGCCGTTGGGGAGCCAGCCATAAACCCTGTACCGCGAAAAATGATCATCGAACACCTGAGTCGTCTGGCGGAGGAGTTCAACTATCAAGGCGGCTTTGAAGTGACCGCTTGCGTTGAAAACGGCGGCGAACTTGCGCTCAAGACCATGAACCCGCGACTGGGCATCCTCGGCGGGCTGTCGATCCTCGGCACCAGCGGCATTGTCCGGCCCTTCTCTTGCGCAGCATATATCGCCTCGATTCACCAAGGCATCGACGTCGCCAGAACCAACGGTTATGTGCACATCGCCGCCTGCACCGGCAACGCCAGCGAAGACACCATGCGCAATTTATACGGCATACCGGACATTGCCCTGATCGAAATGGGCGACTTTGTCGGCGCCGTGCTCAAGCATTTGCGCAAAGTACCGGTCGATAAACTCAGCCTGTGCGGTGGTTTCGGCAAGATCAGCAAGCTGGCCGCCGGGCACATGGATTTGCACAGCCGTCACTCCAGCATCGATCTGCCGCAATTGGCGAAATGGGCTGCTGATGCTGGGGCCGATGCCGCCCTGCAACAGGCCATCTGCGAGGCCAACACCAGCCAGCAGGCACTGGCAATGGCCGCTGCGCAAGGGATTGGATTGGGCGACGCCGTTTGCCAGCACGCGCTGAATTTTGCCCGAAGCATTGTGCCTATACAGGTGCAGGTGGAGGTTTTCGCCATTGATAGACAGGGTGGCATTGTCGGCCGTGCGGGGGTTTGCGAATGAAACGTTTGTTGCTATTGGGTGGCGTGACCGAGGCGCTTGCGATGGCCCGGCAATTGGGGCCGAACCATATTTACAGCCTGGCCGGTGTGGGTCGGGTGCCCACTGATCTGGTTTGTCAGGTACGCGTGGGCGGCTACGGCGGTGCTGATGGACTGGCGCAGTTCATTGGCGATCACGGGATCGATTTGCTGGTGGACGCAACGCACCCTTATGCCGCGCAAATGAGCCAGAACGCAGCGACTGCCGCGCAGCAGGCCGCAATACCGTGTTGGGCCTTGCGCCGCGCCGCCTGGCAGGCAAGTTCTCTGGATGACTGGCGTGAGGTGGCCGACTGGGATGAATTGATCGTCGCGCTTGCCCCGTTCAAACGACCGCTGTTTACGCTGGGTCGCGAGCCGTTGCAGCACCTGAATGAGATTCCCGGCCACCAGTTCTGGACCCTGCGCGCGCTGGACAACTACCCCGGCAATGAACGCTGCGAGGTGATCGGCGCGCGTGGACCTTTCCTGCTGGAAGACGAGCGTGAGTTGTTCTCGCAACGAAACATCGACGTGCTGATCAGCAAGAACAGCGGCAGCGGCGCAACCGACCCCAAACTTGAAGTCGCACGCGAACGCGGGGTGCCCGTGCTGGTGCTGAAGCGACCTGAATTGCCGGTCGTGGATCGAGAATTTTCGACCGCCGAGAGTTTGATGCAGGCGCTACGCGGGGATTTTTTATAGCGCGCAATGCAGGCCGGATGCGCAAAGCAGCGGCCCTGTAGCTGCGAATTCATTCGCGTGGCGTCAATCCTGACACAGCGTGGGGGTGGCCAACAGGTGGTCGACGAACAGGCGCGCTGCTGT
The DNA window shown above is from Pseudomonas sp. BSw22131 and carries:
- the cobG gene encoding precorrin-3B synthase, whose amino-acid sequence is MSEPLSARPRSTPLRPSACPGLLRIVPAMDGGICRIKLPGGVITAAQAHAVADAAALYAGGVIEATNRCNLQIRGIGADHQGLIAMLLDAGLGPSNPASDDVRNLMLSPTAGVDPQQLCDTRPLARSILDSLENHPGFHELSPKFALSLDGGEGLAMLEHPHDLWLSAMRCEGETLMAFGLAGCPADDSPIAAVPMDQAHALVISVLEVFLVSAPPEQTRMRHLLAEMSIQTFLQKLPAKLKATLRADSAITTRRRRSNPSNRHVGIYQQAEPGRVAVGAAVPLGRLDPSMLAKAANLAVQFGDGTLSMTPWQSLMLRNVALDHATHVLDGLRDAGLITTVEQPLSQLIACTGSAACVKGLADTKADARKLADLLTQSRPVHLSGCIRSCAAAHTAPVTLLAVGSGCYNLYFRDADQPGFGELRGRDLTIEAVGAQLNADSRSNTDD
- a CDS encoding phospholipase effector Tle1 domain-containing protein; amino-acid sequence: MGNARACEGDPVTCGVDGKTYWIQGGIFYIKSFGKRVAGTLDSTSACSCRAEFTPSIKTATYEHRVESRQIILAMAPSLVPTPQPATDQTRVAKNMFADTEVEEEEEEVEQEQLITLRIGVFFDGTGNNQANSESVAGCMARDVNLQDVAEEVRKYCEAHGYDSEGSTPDDSYGNDASNIARLYDLYIDQAEDILSADAGKASMKVYLEGVGTVSGGKDVLYGQATGRWATGVLARVEQSPGLIVNRLNSFIDNNAGVKIKNIEVDVFGFSRGAAAARHFANDLRKGANSLLAKALPANSPMMHDGFNWQVQRDVIINFIGLFDTVAGIVSPLVGDFSAGDARTSGIDLPLPASAARKIVQLVARDEHRLNYSLTRTGNDIVLPGAHSDIGGGYLPRSRERLLLSKPLNSLERIDLANERANSVIQMRRNPEAYLRLLTAHGVETTLEVWSVDQPHLRSDLQKEKRVYVAASVDRQVDGDLSKVYLRVMRELGLRNQVPFKKIADVPTLALPKDLEPIAEKIQAYALGESSTLNLTKSEGALLFQRYIHLSASWNAVKTWKNSDLGIMFINRPADNYQRVMHPNE
- a CDS encoding DUF2931 family protein, encoding MSKFPRLFKAALILLLGGVGSGYGSELPYDSWRLGFFAPNYMEVWIETADVVDINDRWFKRAGSGVVSLQTPPNLKGNPRGWPKKPGAGAGKQVTGADLPRFVYVRWQSLAEPQTYFAYVEIPEATRAAMIKGEKTYCRGTGKWITDYRDNLAMGLAPGGVVKTWIKGSCLHAIEVSRVQGKVVKEGPSLGKNNGRYALPLEPESKAYIDKFGIPYGSW
- the cbiE gene encoding precorrin-6y C5,15-methyltransferase (decarboxylating) subunit CbiE — protein: MSPWLTVVGIGEDGYKGLGKNARHALLKAQQVFGSSRQLALLPPCIQAQRLQWPSPFSLSPVLEQRGLPTCVLASGDPMLFGVGVSLTRHVPLEEMLVHPAPSSFSLAAARMGWALQDVVTLSVVARPLAALNAQFHHGLRLLVLSNDGSSPAAIAGLLRERGFGPSRMTVLEHLGADAERRVDGIANEWPDADIAALNLVAIDCRAAPDALRLSTLAGLPDEAFMHDGQLTKRDVRAITLARLAPRPGELLWDVGAGCGSIGIEWMRAHPTCRALAVEADAGRQQLIEVNRDALGVPGLQLVRGSAPQALTGLEQPDAIFIGGGVTRPGVLETCWQHLRPGGRLIANAVTLQSEATLVNWREQHGGELTRIHLAHAKPLGDFDTWRQALPITLLEAIKP
- a CDS encoding cobalt-precorrin-5B (C(1))-methyltransferase produces the protein MREETAEQPAPLRSGLTTGSCVTATSLAAARLLLGGEASDAVQIVLPKGKQVPMRLEFCRLLAEGAEAGTIKDAGDDPDVTHGALVFSQVRLMAETGVKFFAGPGVGTVTRPGLVLAVGEPAINPVPRKMIIEHLSRLAEEFNYQGGFEVTACVENGGELALKTMNPRLGILGGLSILGTSGIVRPFSCAAYIASIHQGIDVARTNGYVHIAACTGNASEDTMRNLYGIPDIALIEMGDFVGAVLKHLRKVPVDKLSLCGGFGKISKLAAGHMDLHSRHSSIDLPQLAKWAADAGADAALQQAICEANTSQQALAMAAAQGIGLGDAVCQHALNFARSIVPIQVQVEVFAIDRQGGIVGRAGVCE
- a CDS encoding cobalt-precorrin-6A reductase, which gives rise to MKRLLLLGGVTEALAMARQLGPNHIYSLAGVGRVPTDLVCQVRVGGYGGADGLAQFIGDHGIDLLVDATHPYAAQMSQNAATAAQQAAIPCWALRRAAWQASSLDDWREVADWDELIVALAPFKRPLFTLGREPLQHLNEIPGHQFWTLRALDNYPGNERCEVIGARGPFLLEDERELFSQRNIDVLISKNSGSGATDPKLEVARERGVPVLVLKRPELPVVDREFSTAESLMQALRGDFL